In Capillimicrobium parvum, a genomic segment contains:
- the dxs gene encoding 1-deoxy-D-xylulose-5-phosphate synthase: MTPILDRIDRPQDLHSLTDDELAQVAQEVRAHIIDTVGEIGGHFGANLGTCELAVALHSLLDSPRDKVLWDVGHQAYPHKVLTGRRDQLPTIRQYEGLAPFCAIHESEHDIMGAGHASTSIGYAVGLKEAMRLQGDIDAGKVVAVIGDGAMTGGVAFEAIGQAGGLGTPIVVVLNDNGMSIAPNVGALSRYFNRVRLNPKLYRAREGVEEKLTKLPAGIGTAFEHLGPQLKESIKAFWAPGLIWEELDWAYMGVIDGHDVHALRIALTEALDAQRPVVVHIATVKGKGFEPAENGGLEGMEKWHAAKPKSIANGAPAKAAPKPANGPVAPPQYTTVFGEALVREVERDPRIVGITAAMNSGTGLNILQKAKPEHYFDVGIAEQQAVLFASGLALQGAKPVCAIYSTFLQRAFDQIVHDVALQKLNVVFAMDRAGLVGDDGPTHHGAFDIAYLRCLPNMVLMAPRDEAMLVRMLRTAMLHDDGPIALRYPRGEAAGVPIPDDPEPIELGTGEILREGGRVAIVGYGTGVLKALEAADRLAEGGLDVTVADARFAKPMDRALLAQLAAEHELVVTVEEGVLHGGFGSAVWETLNDAGLPVPRILRVGLPDRYVTHGKPALLHSEVGFTGPRIAERIEAVLRDPQAALAGR; encoded by the coding sequence ATGACGCCGATCCTCGATCGCATCGACCGCCCGCAGGACCTGCACTCGCTCACCGACGACGAGCTGGCGCAGGTCGCGCAGGAGGTACGCGCGCATATCATCGACACGGTCGGCGAGATCGGCGGCCACTTCGGCGCCAACCTGGGCACCTGCGAGCTCGCGGTCGCCCTGCACTCGCTGCTGGACTCGCCGCGCGACAAGGTCCTCTGGGACGTCGGCCATCAGGCCTACCCCCACAAGGTCCTCACGGGCCGCCGCGACCAGCTGCCGACCATCCGCCAGTACGAGGGCCTCGCTCCGTTCTGCGCGATCCACGAGTCCGAGCACGACATCATGGGCGCCGGCCACGCCTCGACCTCGATCGGCTACGCCGTCGGGCTCAAGGAGGCGATGCGCCTGCAGGGCGACATCGACGCCGGCAAGGTCGTCGCGGTCATCGGCGACGGTGCGATGACCGGCGGCGTCGCGTTCGAGGCGATCGGCCAGGCCGGCGGCCTGGGCACCCCGATCGTCGTCGTGCTCAACGACAACGGCATGTCGATCGCGCCGAACGTCGGCGCCCTCTCGCGCTACTTCAACCGCGTCCGCCTGAACCCGAAGCTCTACCGGGCGCGCGAGGGCGTCGAGGAGAAGCTGACGAAGCTGCCGGCGGGCATCGGCACCGCGTTCGAGCACCTCGGCCCGCAGCTGAAGGAGTCCATCAAGGCGTTCTGGGCGCCCGGGCTCATCTGGGAGGAGCTCGACTGGGCCTACATGGGCGTCATCGACGGCCATGACGTCCACGCGCTGCGCATCGCGCTCACCGAGGCGCTCGACGCCCAGCGCCCGGTGGTCGTCCACATCGCGACCGTCAAGGGCAAGGGCTTCGAGCCGGCCGAGAACGGCGGCCTGGAGGGCATGGAGAAGTGGCATGCCGCCAAGCCGAAGTCGATCGCCAACGGCGCCCCGGCGAAGGCCGCTCCCAAGCCGGCCAACGGCCCCGTCGCGCCGCCGCAGTACACGACGGTGTTCGGCGAGGCGCTCGTGCGCGAGGTCGAGCGCGACCCGCGCATCGTCGGCATCACCGCCGCCATGAACTCCGGCACCGGCCTGAACATCCTGCAGAAGGCCAAGCCCGAGCACTACTTCGACGTCGGCATCGCCGAGCAGCAGGCGGTCCTGTTCGCCTCCGGGCTCGCGCTCCAGGGCGCCAAGCCGGTCTGCGCGATCTACTCGACCTTCCTGCAGCGCGCGTTCGACCAGATCGTCCACGACGTCGCCCTGCAGAAGCTCAACGTGGTCTTCGCGATGGACCGCGCCGGCCTGGTCGGCGACGACGGGCCCACGCACCACGGCGCGTTCGACATCGCCTACCTGCGCTGCCTGCCGAACATGGTGCTCATGGCTCCGCGCGACGAGGCCATGCTCGTGCGGATGCTGCGCACGGCGATGCTCCACGACGACGGCCCGATCGCCCTGCGCTACCCGCGCGGCGAGGCGGCCGGCGTGCCGATCCCCGACGATCCCGAGCCGATCGAGCTCGGCACCGGCGAGATCCTGCGCGAGGGCGGGCGCGTCGCGATCGTCGGCTACGGCACGGGCGTGCTCAAGGCGCTCGAGGCGGCCGACCGGCTCGCGGAGGGCGGCCTCGACGTCACGGTCGCCGACGCCCGGTTCGCCAAGCCGATGGATCGCGCGCTGCTGGCCCAGCTCGCGGCCGAGCACGAGCTCGTCGTGACGGTCGAGGAGGGCGTGCTGCACGGCGGGTTCGGCTCAGCGGTCTGGGAGACGCTCAACGACGCCGGGCTCCCGGTGCCGCGGATCCTGCGCGTCGGGCTGCCCGACCGCTACGTCACGCACGGCAAGCCGGCGCTGCTGCACAGCGAGGTCGGCTTCACCGGGCCGCGGATCGCCGAGCGCATCGAGGCGGTGCTGCGCGACCCGCAGGCTGCGCTCGCCGGCCGCTGA